A DNA window from Leopardus geoffroyi isolate Oge1 chromosome A1, O.geoffroyi_Oge1_pat1.0, whole genome shotgun sequence contains the following coding sequences:
- the LOC123602308 gene encoding protein FAM170A-like produces the protein MAKVSGSEQIFGVPSPDRPVHSEVTKGQEDVPPAESCVVVPACNQAAEEKSSVSEYFSCVSSVGKLAPVDECGIHQLHQGVSCLGYQLETSSPFPHISFPFHLVSDTKSSFTSEDMKEERLMKIYYMRVQMKRGVAALCDAEEGLEPPSEKTRIEEMTFLEKSPTQTTLSYVGTKELLTDSESNEDQEEQEEVESPAEPPAVDECSRAKTPKWLVSQDSGVRCMGCCRVFPTLEVLQQHVQHGISEGFSCRTFHLTLTWLKSKKSRIEKKKRRKRKQVRKIMFQCQKGKHFGVKSSRQ, from the exons ATGGCAAAGGTTTCAGGCTCAGAACAGATCTTCGGTGTCCCTTCTCCAGACAGGCCCGTTCACAGTG AAGTCACAAAAGGTCAAGAGGATGTCCCTCCTGCTGAGTCATGTGTTGTGGTCCCTGCTTGCAATCAGGCAGCAGAAGAAAAGTCCTCTGTCTCAGAATACTTTTCCTGTGTTTCCTCTGTAGGCAAGCTCGCTCCTGTTGATGAGTGtg GAATCCATCAATTACATCAAGGTGTTTCTTGTCTTGGATACCAGTTGGAGACTTCCTCCCCCTTTCCACACATCTCCTTCCCATTCCATTTGGTCAGTGATACTAAGTCCTCTTTTACCTCAGAAGACATGAAAGAGGAAAGGCTCATGAAAATTTACTATATGCGTGTCCAGATGAAAAGGGGAGTGGCTGCCTTATGTGACGCAGAGGAAGGACTGGAGCCTCCCTCAGAGAAGACAAGAATAGAAGAAATGACCTTTCTTGAAAAGAGCCCTACACAAACCACCCTCTCTTATGTGGGTACGAAGGAACTCCTGACTGACAGTGAGTCCAACGAAGACCAAGAGGAACAGGAGGAGGTTGAGAGTCCAGCAGAACCTCCAGCTGTAGATGAGTGTTCCAGGGCCAAGACGCCCAAATGGCTGGTGTCCCAGGATAGTGGTGTCAGGTGCATGGGCTGCTGCCGGGTCTTCCCCACCTTAGAGGTCCTCCAGCAGCACGTGCAGCATGGGATCAGTGAGGGCTTTAGCTGCCGTACTTTCCATCTTACCTTGACTTGGCTGAAGAGCAAGAAGAGCAGGatagagaagaagaagaggaggaagaggaagcaagtCAGGAAGATAATGTTCCAGTGCCAGAAAGGAAAGCATTTTGGCGTGAAATCTTCACGCCAATAA